From the Priestia koreensis genome, one window contains:
- a CDS encoding FMN-binding glutamate synthase family protein, with amino-acid sequence MTTAILFVLTAIIVLAILLPAIFLFVLWRRDERQEEHAVLRNYPLLGKMRYILEKMGPELRQYLFLNNNEAKPFSRNDYQQTVMSGKYKDRIMGFGSERNFDEAGYFIRNSLFPKQRGELAIDNEPKIKTKLYKIDQDNLFRRKEHREDATAAPFLLTDENAVIIGEHTCRSPFIVKGLVGQSAMSYGALGDRAITALSIGLHRAHGAWMNTGEGGLSDHHLKGGVDIIFQIGPGLFGVRTKEGEFSWEEFKKKSDIKEIKAFELKLAQGAKTRGGHVDGAKVTPEIAQIRNVEVGKSIDSPNRFNEFHTPKEMLDFIQQLREVGGKPVGIKIVVGNTNELEELISYMATNDVTPDFITVDGGEGGTGASFHELADAAGIPIRSALPVVDELLTKYDIRHKVKIFASGKLLTPDKMAIALCLGADLINVARGFMFSVGCIQAQVCHTNNCPVGVATTDPKLQKALSVEEKSYRVSNYVLSVREGLFNLAAAAGVDSPTKLTREHIVYQTANGELFPVKPAVSS; translated from the coding sequence ATGACGACGGCCATATTATTTGTGTTAACCGCTATTATTGTATTAGCTATTTTACTTCCAGCTATTTTTTTATTTGTTTTATGGCGAAGAGACGAAAGGCAAGAAGAGCATGCTGTTTTACGAAACTATCCGCTTTTAGGAAAGATGCGATACATTTTGGAAAAGATGGGTCCTGAATTACGTCAGTATTTATTTCTGAATAACAATGAGGCAAAACCATTTTCTCGAAATGACTATCAGCAAACGGTGATGTCTGGAAAATACAAAGACCGTATCATGGGGTTTGGCTCTGAGCGAAATTTTGATGAAGCTGGCTATTTCATTCGAAATTCATTGTTTCCAAAGCAAAGAGGAGAGCTAGCCATTGATAACGAGCCGAAGATAAAAACGAAGCTCTATAAAATCGATCAAGACAATTTGTTTCGACGTAAAGAACATCGTGAGGATGCGACGGCAGCTCCTTTTTTATTAACGGATGAGAATGCAGTAATTATTGGGGAGCACACGTGTCGATCTCCCTTTATCGTCAAGGGCCTAGTAGGGCAGTCCGCAATGAGTTACGGTGCATTAGGAGATCGAGCGATTACGGCTCTTTCAATTGGCTTACATCGGGCACATGGTGCGTGGATGAACACAGGAGAAGGTGGTCTTTCGGATCACCATTTAAAAGGGGGCGTAGATATTATCTTTCAAATTGGCCCAGGGCTTTTTGGCGTCCGAACGAAAGAAGGAGAGTTCTCTTGGGAGGAATTTAAGAAGAAAAGTGATATAAAGGAAATTAAGGCATTCGAATTAAAATTGGCACAAGGAGCAAAGACAAGAGGCGGGCACGTAGATGGAGCGAAAGTAACGCCGGAAATTGCTCAAATCCGAAACGTAGAGGTCGGAAAATCAATTGATAGTCCAAACCGATTTAATGAGTTTCATACACCAAAAGAGATGTTAGATTTTATTCAACAGCTACGTGAAGTGGGTGGAAAGCCTGTTGGGATTAAAATTGTCGTAGGAAATACGAATGAATTAGAAGAGCTTATCTCATACATGGCGACCAATGACGTAACACCAGACTTTATTACAGTAGACGGGGGAGAGGGAGGAACGGGAGCGTCTTTTCATGAATTGGCAGATGCAGCAGGGATTCCGATTCGTTCAGCTCTTCCCGTAGTAGATGAACTGTTGACGAAGTACGATATTCGTCATAAAGTAAAAATCTTTGCTTCAGGAAAGCTACTAACGCCTGATAAAATGGCCATTGCTTTATGTTTAGGAGCAGATCTTATTAATGTGGCCCGTGGTTTTATGTTTTCAGTTGGATGTATCCAAGCTCAAGTATGTCATACGAATAATTGTCCGGTCGGTGTTGCTACGACTGATCCAAAACTGCAAAAAGCATTAAGTGTCGAAGAGAAATCTTACCGGGTCAGTAACTATGTTCTATCCGTACGTGAAGGATTGTTTAATTTAGCAGCTGCTGCAGGCGTAGATTCACCAACGAAATTAACGAGAGAACATATTGTTTATCAAACAGCGAACGGTGAACTATTTCCTGTAAAACCTGCTGTTTCTTCTTGA
- the gntK gene encoding gluconokinase translates to MSQKYMIGVDIGTTSTKSVLFRKDGSMVARHGIEYPLFSPTPLTAEQDPEEIFQAVIQTVKKVIQKSDVSSDDILFVSFSSAMHSLIAVNEQGKPLTNCITWADNRSAQWAEKIKDEWNGHEIYLRTGTPIHPMSPLSKLTWLRHEKTDLFASAHKFISIKEYIFYKLFNEYVIDYSIASATGLFNLKELNWDEEALHVAGVTPDRLSNPVPTTHKVEGLNEDLAAEMGLNPSTPFIVGASDGVLSNLGVNAIDPGVVAVTIGTSGAIRTVTDKPVTDPKGRIFCYALTEDKWVIGGPVNNGGMIFRWVRDQLGASEVEAAKRLGMDPYDLLTEIASRVKPGADGLLFHPYLAGERAPLWDANARGSFFGLGLHHKKEHLIRAVLEGVIFNLYTVLLALEELIGEPTQIQATGGFARSELWRQMMADIFNQKLSVPESFESSCLGAVILGLYGLGEIDSLDVVKEMVGTTNHHTPNPENVEVYKELAPIFVRVSRVLKDEYRSITAFQKSHV, encoded by the coding sequence ATGAGTCAGAAATACATGATTGGCGTTGACATCGGTACAACAAGCACAAAATCCGTTCTTTTTCGTAAAGATGGATCGATGGTAGCTAGACACGGGATTGAATATCCATTGTTTTCTCCAACACCTCTTACAGCAGAACAAGATCCGGAAGAAATCTTTCAAGCTGTTATTCAGACGGTAAAAAAGGTTATTCAAAAGTCAGATGTTTCGTCAGATGATATTTTGTTTGTTTCATTTAGCTCTGCTATGCATAGCTTAATTGCAGTGAATGAGCAAGGAAAGCCATTGACGAATTGTATTACATGGGCGGATAACAGAAGTGCCCAATGGGCCGAGAAAATCAAAGATGAATGGAATGGTCATGAAATTTACCTTCGTACGGGAACACCTATTCATCCAATGTCACCGTTATCGAAATTAACATGGTTACGTCATGAAAAAACGGACTTATTCGCTTCGGCACATAAATTTATTTCGATCAAGGAATATATTTTCTATAAATTGTTTAATGAATACGTCATTGATTATTCTATTGCTTCTGCGACAGGACTATTTAATTTGAAAGAACTGAACTGGGATGAAGAGGCTCTTCATGTAGCGGGTGTAACGCCTGATCGTCTCTCTAATCCAGTGCCAACAACGCATAAGGTAGAAGGATTGAATGAAGATTTGGCAGCTGAAATGGGCTTAAATCCTTCCACACCATTCATCGTTGGAGCAAGTGATGGGGTGTTGTCGAATCTTGGTGTTAATGCGATTGACCCAGGCGTTGTAGCGGTGACAATTGGGACAAGCGGAGCAATTCGCACAGTCACAGATAAGCCTGTAACAGATCCAAAGGGACGCATTTTTTGCTATGCGCTGACAGAGGATAAGTGGGTTATTGGCGGTCCAGTGAACAACGGGGGAATGATTTTCCGTTGGGTTCGAGATCAATTGGGTGCTTCAGAAGTTGAGGCAGCGAAACGTCTTGGGATGGACCCGTATGATCTTCTAACTGAAATTGCTTCAAGAGTGAAGCCGGGCGCGGACGGACTATTATTTCATCCGTACTTAGCTGGTGAACGAGCACCTTTATGGGATGCAAATGCTAGAGGGTCTTTCTTCGGTCTAGGTCTGCATCATAAAAAAGAACACCTTATTCGTGCCGTATTGGAAGGGGTTATTTTTAACCTTTACACAGTATTGCTAGCGCTAGAAGAGTTGATCGGTGAGCCAACACAGATTCAGGCGACGGGAGGATTTGCCCGTTCTGAGCTGTGGAGACAGATGATGGCTGACATTTTCAATCAAAAGCTTTCGGTTCCGGAAAGTTTTGAAAGTTCTTGTTTAGGTGCTGTCATTTTAGGTTTGTATGGTTTAGGGGAGATTGATTCATTGGATGTGGTGAAAGAGATGGTTGGAACAACGAATCATCATACGCCAAATCCAGAGAATGTAGAGGTTTATAAGGAGTTAGCTCCTATTTTTGTACGGGTTTCTCGCGTGTTGAAGGACGAGTACAGAAGCATTACCGCCTTCCAAAAATCCCACGTATAA
- a CDS encoding class I SAM-dependent rRNA methyltransferase, with protein sequence MQNQYTMVVGPKHAEKFKKGYPLIEKEALQDVEELQGEGAILHLVDQKNRFIGIGYYGKQNKGYGWMLSRKEGEVIDQSFFYKRLKSAISNRKSFYEDANTTAFRVFNGEGDGVGGVTIEYFDGYYVINWYSEGIYQFKDDIINALKGLVDFKGIYEKKRFDTKGKYVEDDDFVTGERGEFPLIVKENGVNFAVYLNEGAMVGVFLDQRNVRKQIRDVYAKGKNVLNMFSYTGAFSVFAAVGGASKTTSVDVANRSLPKTIEQFSLNGVDYEAQDIIVDDVFKYFKFAAKKNLSYDLVILDPPSFAKTKKHTFSAAKDYKNLLKDTIAITENGGVIVASTNASNFDMNRFKTFIDAAFKETNGKYKILEEHTLPEDFKTITEFKQGDYLKVVFIKKIK encoded by the coding sequence ATGCAAAATCAATATACGATGGTAGTAGGGCCGAAACACGCCGAGAAATTTAAAAAAGGATATCCCCTTATTGAAAAGGAAGCCCTTCAAGATGTGGAAGAACTGCAAGGAGAAGGAGCGATTCTACACTTAGTCGATCAAAAAAACCGCTTCATCGGTATCGGGTACTACGGAAAACAAAATAAAGGGTACGGCTGGATGTTAAGTCGAAAAGAGGGAGAAGTAATTGATCAATCTTTCTTTTACAAACGATTAAAGTCTGCCATTTCGAACCGCAAATCTTTTTATGAGGATGCTAACACAACGGCCTTTCGCGTATTTAACGGTGAAGGAGATGGTGTTGGCGGGGTAACCATTGAATATTTTGATGGCTACTACGTAATCAATTGGTACAGTGAAGGTATTTACCAGTTTAAAGACGACATTATTAATGCGCTAAAAGGATTAGTGGACTTCAAAGGCATTTATGAGAAAAAGCGCTTTGATACAAAGGGTAAATACGTTGAAGACGATGATTTTGTGACAGGAGAACGTGGCGAATTCCCGTTGATCGTGAAGGAGAACGGTGTAAACTTTGCGGTCTACTTAAATGAAGGCGCAATGGTAGGCGTTTTCCTTGATCAACGAAACGTACGAAAACAAATTCGTGATGTGTATGCCAAAGGCAAAAACGTATTAAATATGTTTTCCTACACAGGTGCATTTTCTGTATTTGCAGCAGTCGGTGGAGCAAGTAAGACAACTAGCGTCGACGTAGCAAATCGAAGCCTTCCTAAAACGATTGAGCAATTTAGTTTAAATGGTGTTGACTATGAAGCGCAGGATATTATCGTAGATGATGTATTTAAGTATTTTAAATTCGCTGCGAAAAAGAACCTATCGTATGACCTTGTCATTTTAGATCCACCAAGCTTTGCGAAAACGAAAAAGCATACGTTTAGTGCAGCGAAGGATTATAAAAACTTGTTAAAAGATACGATTGCGATTACAGAAAATGGTGGGGTAATTGTTGCGTCAACAAATGCAAGTAACTTTGATATGAACCGTTTTAAGACGTTCATTGATGCTGCATTTAAAGAAACGAACGGTAAATACAAAATTTTAGAAGAGCATACGCTTCCGGAAGACTTTAAAACGATCACAGAATTCAAGCAAGGGGATTATCTGAAGGTCGTATTTATTAAAAAGATCAAATGA
- a CDS encoding MurR/RpiR family transcriptional regulator yields MTQNCLGKIRSHYARFSEKEKQVADFILKNPESIIHSTINELADDLNVAEATVFRFCKRIGFKGYQAMKIALASEVMAPITQIHEEIKEDDNEKTVAEKIFKSNIQTLENTLQMLDYDSIQKAVHLLLNANRVEFYGTGGSSVIAMDAYHKFVRAGIKAFSFTDSHFQIMSASQLGPDDVAVVISHSGTNKDTINILNVAKKAGAKAIGITGFPKSPISQKVDVALFTSSEETEYRSEALASRIGQLSLIDALYVNMMILNKEEAQKSLERVREAISETRI; encoded by the coding sequence ATGACGCAGAATTGCTTAGGAAAAATACGGTCCCATTATGCACGATTTAGCGAAAAAGAAAAGCAAGTTGCAGACTTCATTTTAAAAAATCCTGAATCCATCATTCATAGTACGATTAATGAGTTAGCGGATGATTTAAATGTAGCTGAAGCAACTGTTTTCCGTTTTTGTAAGCGTATTGGGTTTAAAGGATATCAAGCAATGAAAATCGCACTTGCTTCTGAAGTCATGGCTCCGATTACTCAAATACACGAGGAAATTAAAGAAGATGATAATGAAAAAACCGTGGCGGAAAAAATTTTCAAGTCGAACATTCAAACCCTTGAAAATACGCTTCAAATGCTTGATTATGATTCCATTCAAAAAGCAGTTCATCTTCTTTTGAACGCAAATCGCGTTGAGTTTTACGGTACGGGTGGTTCTTCAGTAATTGCGATGGATGCTTACCACAAATTTGTGCGGGCAGGAATTAAAGCGTTTTCTTTTACAGATTCCCACTTTCAAATTATGTCTGCTTCGCAATTAGGTCCCGATGACGTTGCGGTTGTCATTTCGCACTCAGGAACGAATAAGGACACGATCAATATTTTAAACGTAGCGAAAAAAGCAGGAGCGAAAGCGATTGGTATTACTGGCTTTCCGAAGTCTCCTATTAGTCAAAAAGTAGACGTTGCGCTGTTTACAAGCTCAGAAGAAACGGAATATCGCTCTGAAGCTCTTGCTTCACGTATAGGGCAGCTTAGTCTTATTGATGCACTATATGTGAATATGATGATTTTAAATAAAGAAGAGGCCCAGAAATCGTTAGAACGAGTAAGAGAGGCGATTTCAGAAACACGTATTTAA
- a CDS encoding dicarboxylate/amino acid:cation symporter: MGSFFKNYRSSLLLLASIIIGGAAGLLFGTKTSIVKPFGDLFLNLMFMIIIPLVFFSIASAIANMDGVKRFGKIIGSIFLVFVVTAIVAAVIGFAGTSVMNPLAHTDVSALKELMEKTDVSKPSEDVSFLAQLVNTFTVSDFSMLFSKSNMLQLIVFSVLFGFATVLAKEKGRPVAAFLSSGSTVMMKMVNVVMYYAPIGLGCYFASVIGELGPQILEGYVRAFILYLILALIYYFGFFTLYAFIAGGKLGVKVFWKHALAPSVTAIATCSSAASIPVNLTSVKKMGVPNDIAETIIPLGANTHKDGSVFGGVLKIVFLFTLFGKDMTNFTNILSILAVAFLVGAVMGAIPGGGMIGEMLILSVFGFPPEVLPIIAVISTIIDAPATLLNSTGNTVCAMLVTRLVEGKNWLKQAFNSSKNMAS, from the coding sequence TTGGGATCGTTCTTTAAAAATTATCGATCTTCCCTTCTACTGCTAGCCTCCATCATTATAGGCGGAGCGGCAGGACTTTTATTTGGAACGAAAACGTCCATCGTAAAGCCATTTGGGGATTTATTTCTAAATCTTATGTTTATGATTATTATTCCGCTCGTTTTTTTCAGTATTGCGTCAGCTATCGCCAATATGGACGGAGTAAAGCGCTTCGGAAAAATTATCGGTAGTATTTTTCTTGTGTTTGTTGTGACAGCGATTGTCGCAGCTGTTATCGGTTTTGCCGGAACTTCTGTGATGAATCCTTTAGCTCATACAGATGTATCAGCGTTAAAAGAATTAATGGAGAAGACCGATGTGTCTAAGCCGTCTGAAGATGTATCATTTTTAGCTCAGCTTGTTAACACCTTCACCGTTTCTGATTTTTCAATGCTATTCTCAAAATCTAACATGCTACAGCTCATTGTTTTTTCTGTTTTATTTGGTTTTGCGACCGTATTAGCAAAAGAAAAAGGCAGACCTGTAGCGGCTTTCCTATCATCTGGATCGACGGTAATGATGAAAATGGTCAACGTTGTCATGTATTATGCACCAATTGGTCTTGGATGTTATTTTGCATCCGTGATTGGTGAACTTGGCCCTCAAATTCTTGAAGGATATGTAAGAGCATTTATCTTATATTTAATTCTAGCCCTTATTTATTACTTTGGTTTCTTCACTCTTTATGCATTTATTGCTGGTGGAAAATTGGGCGTAAAAGTGTTCTGGAAACACGCATTAGCGCCTTCTGTTACAGCCATTGCAACATGCTCTAGCGCTGCAAGTATTCCCGTAAACTTAACGTCTGTTAAAAAGATGGGTGTACCGAACGATATTGCGGAAACGATTATTCCATTAGGGGCTAATACACACAAAGATGGATCTGTGTTCGGTGGCGTGTTAAAAATCGTCTTCTTGTTCACTTTATTCGGAAAAGATATGACAAATTTCACAAACATTTTAAGTATCTTAGCCGTTGCATTCCTAGTAGGAGCTGTCATGGGTGCTATTCCTGGTGGAGGAATGATTGGTGAAATGCTGATTTTAAGCGTTTTTGGTTTCCCACCAGAAGTATTGCCAATTATTGCTGTCATCAGTACGATTATTGATGCTCCTGCAACGTTATTAAACTCTACAGGAAACACTGTTTGTGCAATGCTAGTTACGCGACTAGTAGAAGGAAAGAACTGGTTAAAACAAGCATTTAATTCATCAAAAAACATGGCTTCTTAA
- a CDS encoding pseudouridine synthase, producing the protein MRINKYVSLTGFCSRRQTDRLIGEGRITINGRICEPGDEVEASDLVLIDQKPIPLKADPIYLLLNKPVGITCTAAPHVQGNIMDFMNFPQRIFPVGRLDKASQGLIIMTNDGDIVNRIMRSEHDHEKEYVVTLESPYDDEFLSKMAEGVAILGTITKPCKVNRVDEHTFTIVLTQGLNRQIRRMSKELGHKVVRLERIRIMNLRLDGLKDGEWREFSAEERKELFRLLGQE; encoded by the coding sequence ATGAGAATCAATAAGTACGTTAGCTTAACGGGTTTTTGCTCAAGGCGGCAAACAGACCGCCTGATAGGGGAAGGACGTATTACCATCAACGGACGAATCTGTGAACCGGGTGATGAGGTAGAGGCTTCGGACCTTGTGCTCATCGATCAAAAACCTATTCCTTTAAAAGCAGACCCGATTTATTTATTGCTCAACAAGCCTGTTGGGATTACATGTACGGCAGCGCCACATGTCCAAGGAAATATTATGGACTTTATGAATTTTCCCCAGCGGATTTTCCCAGTTGGTCGTTTGGACAAGGCCTCACAGGGATTAATCATTATGACGAACGACGGAGACATTGTGAATCGTATTATGCGCTCTGAGCATGATCATGAGAAGGAGTATGTGGTCACATTAGAGAGTCCCTACGATGATGAATTCTTGAGTAAAATGGCAGAGGGCGTAGCGATCTTAGGAACGATTACGAAGCCGTGCAAAGTAAATCGTGTTGACGAGCACACGTTTACGATTGTTCTCACTCAAGGACTCAATCGACAAATTCGTCGCATGAGTAAGGAGCTCGGCCACAAGGTCGTGAGGCTCGAACGGATTCGCATTATGAATCTTCGTCTGGATGGTTTGAAGGACGGAGAATGGCGAGAATTCTCAGCAGAAGAACGTAAGGAACTATTTCGTCTTCTCGGTCAAGAATAA
- the helD gene encoding RNA polymerase recycling motor HelD — protein sequence MRDVTNEMKLEMARIERIKSEISHKATQLLQGAGGVQEDILHLRKNFWEDVTVNTDEPDDLIETHASIKQQAEMLAERERSHGQATKQIKTLSKLKNSPYFGRIDFVEDGEEQVEDIYIGVASLMDRDDQEFLIYDWRAPISSLYYDYSPGYAEYETPTETIHGEMVLKRQYVIKEGKLKNMFDTGITIGDQMLQEVLSNQANQQMKSIVATIQKEQNEIIRNERSKTLIVQGVAGSGKTSAALQRIAYLLYRHRNSLQSSNIMLFSPNLMFNSYVATVLPELGEDNMQQDTFQKYMERKISRRIDVESPFEQVEYVLTGQQHSQYTQRIKNIDLKSSITFKGVVDQFIEGLSNGGLVFRHIKFRGELLLSAEEIEHYFYSLDRAISIPNRMDLVATWLKKKLRQFEKEQVTKDWVLEEVELSDKETYLRAYRKLQNEQRSTDDTFDDFEQEQALLARELVKKKFKPLYKHVQAMRFVNEFSVYRRLNQMLESIEDYQEIGELTQEYLKRGVLLYEDMTPYLYLQDRLKGKSIDPLIKHLFIDEAQDYNAFQMAYLQYLFPHAKMTLLGDFNQAVYAHSRHKKTLLEELHEEDQARIELTQSYRSTKQIVEFTRSLIPNGEAIKPFNRNGLLPAVTEIDEKNSIYEQIKSKIITLKKENHETIAIICKTEKECKEVMDLLANDFEIKRITPKTQAFERGILVMPIYLAKGIEFDAVLIYDGSNENYGSSFDRYLLYTACTRAMHELHIFSIGKKSKWIEAVPNALYIEE from the coding sequence ATGAGAGATGTAACAAATGAGATGAAACTTGAGATGGCACGCATCGAACGTATTAAGTCCGAAATAAGTCATAAGGCGACTCAACTTCTTCAAGGTGCAGGAGGGGTTCAAGAAGACATTCTTCATTTACGCAAAAACTTCTGGGAAGACGTAACGGTAAATACGGATGAGCCAGATGATCTGATCGAGACGCATGCAAGCATTAAGCAACAGGCAGAAATGTTAGCCGAACGTGAACGAAGTCATGGGCAAGCAACGAAGCAGATCAAAACATTGAGTAAGTTGAAGAACTCTCCTTATTTCGGCCGAATTGATTTTGTTGAGGATGGTGAGGAACAAGTAGAGGACATTTATATTGGCGTTGCTTCATTAATGGATCGAGACGATCAGGAGTTTCTTATTTATGACTGGAGAGCACCTATTTCGAGCCTGTATTATGATTACTCACCTGGATATGCAGAGTACGAAACACCGACAGAGACGATACATGGGGAAATGGTTTTGAAGCGTCAATATGTCATCAAAGAAGGTAAATTGAAAAACATGTTTGATACAGGAATCACCATAGGAGATCAGATGCTTCAAGAGGTGTTGAGCAATCAGGCAAATCAGCAAATGAAGAGCATTGTGGCCACCATTCAAAAAGAGCAAAACGAAATCATTCGAAATGAGCGCAGTAAAACGCTAATTGTGCAAGGTGTAGCGGGAAGCGGTAAAACATCGGCAGCTTTACAGCGTATTGCCTACCTGCTCTATCGTCATCGTAATTCGCTTCAGTCATCTAACATTATGCTGTTCTCGCCTAATTTAATGTTCAATAGCTATGTGGCCACAGTTCTCCCTGAGCTTGGTGAAGATAATATGCAACAAGACACGTTTCAAAAATACATGGAACGAAAAATTAGCAGAAGAATAGACGTTGAAAGTCCGTTTGAGCAAGTGGAGTATGTGCTTACAGGACAACAGCACTCGCAGTATACGCAGAGAATAAAAAACATCGACTTGAAATCAAGTATCACATTTAAGGGTGTGGTGGACCAGTTTATTGAGGGCTTATCAAACGGGGGATTGGTATTTCGTCATATAAAATTTCGTGGGGAGCTTCTACTCTCTGCTGAAGAAATCGAACATTATTTTTATTCGCTTGACCGAGCAATTAGCATTCCGAACCGAATGGATCTGGTGGCGACTTGGTTGAAAAAGAAACTACGACAATTTGAGAAAGAACAAGTGACGAAGGACTGGGTACTAGAGGAAGTGGAGCTTTCCGATAAGGAAACCTATTTACGAGCCTATCGTAAGCTGCAAAACGAACAGCGTTCTACAGATGATACATTTGATGATTTTGAGCAAGAGCAAGCCCTTTTAGCAAGAGAATTAGTGAAGAAGAAGTTCAAACCGCTGTATAAGCATGTCCAAGCGATGCGGTTCGTAAATGAATTTTCTGTGTATCGTCGTCTGAACCAAATGCTTGAATCAATTGAAGACTACCAAGAGATAGGCGAGCTTACGCAGGAGTATCTAAAAAGAGGCGTTCTACTCTATGAGGACATGACACCGTATCTTTATTTGCAAGACCGCTTGAAAGGAAAATCGATTGATCCTCTCATTAAGCACCTTTTTATTGATGAAGCCCAGGATTATAATGCGTTTCAGATGGCTTATCTGCAGTACTTATTCCCACATGCCAAAATGACTCTGTTAGGTGATTTTAATCAGGCCGTGTATGCTCATTCACGTCACAAAAAAACCCTTTTAGAGGAGCTGCATGAAGAGGATCAAGCACGGATTGAACTGACACAGAGCTATCGCTCGACAAAGCAAATTGTTGAGTTCACACGCTCTCTTATTCCTAATGGAGAGGCTATTAAGCCATTTAACCGAAATGGGTTATTACCGGCTGTGACAGAAATTGATGAAAAAAATTCTATTTATGAACAGATTAAAAGTAAAATCATAACGTTGAAAAAGGAGAACCATGAAACCATTGCGATTATTTGTAAAACAGAAAAAGAATGCAAAGAAGTAATGGACCTTTTAGCAAATGACTTTGAAATAAAACGCATTACACCTAAAACTCAAGCTTTTGAACGAGGGATTCTTGTGATGCCCATCTATCTTGCAAAGGGAATTGAGTTTGATGCAGTGCTTATTTATGACGGATCAAATGAGAATTATGGTAGCTCCTTTGACCGGTATTTGCTTTATACAGCTTGTACGAGAGCGATGCATGAATTGCATATTTTTTCAATTGGGAAGAAGAGTAAATGGATTGAAGCTGTGCCAAATGCTTTATATATTGAAGAGTAA
- a CDS encoding NupC/NupG family nucleoside CNT transporter: MKYLIAIIGLLVVLALAWIASKDRKRIKYKPIILMIVIQLVLSYVLLNTRFGLVIIKAIAAVFDKLLAYAGSGVDFVFGGIANKGQAPFFLGVLLPIVFISVLIGIFQYFKILPLFMKGIGLLLSKVNGMGKLESYNAVASAMVGQSEVFITVKKQLDKLPEHRLYTLCASAMSTVSMSIVGAYMTMIEPKYVVTAIVINLFGGFIISSIINPYEVDEKEDILEIQDENKQSFFEMLGEYILDGFKVAIIVGAMLIGFVALIAAINNVFDLVFGISFQEILGYIFAPFAFLMGIPGSEIVKAGGIMATKLVTNEFVAMMSLTDIANGLSSRTVGIISIFLVSFANFSSIGIIAGAVKGLSEKQGNTVARFGLKLLYGATLVSFLSAVIVSFIL, encoded by the coding sequence ATGAAATACTTAATTGCAATTATAGGATTACTAGTCGTGTTAGCATTAGCTTGGATCGCAAGTAAAGATCGTAAGCGTATTAAGTACAAGCCGATCATTTTAATGATCGTCATTCAACTCGTTTTATCGTATGTGTTATTAAATACACGCTTTGGCTTGGTTATTATCAAAGCGATTGCAGCTGTCTTTGATAAACTTCTAGCATACGCTGGTTCTGGTGTCGATTTCGTATTCGGAGGGATTGCTAACAAAGGCCAAGCTCCTTTCTTCTTAGGTGTATTACTCCCTATCGTATTCATTTCGGTTTTGATCGGAATTTTTCAGTATTTCAAAATACTTCCATTATTCATGAAAGGCATTGGTTTACTATTAAGCAAAGTAAATGGTATGGGGAAACTAGAATCCTATAACGCGGTAGCTTCTGCTATGGTAGGACAATCTGAAGTATTTATTACAGTAAAAAAGCAACTAGACAAACTTCCTGAACACCGTCTATATACGCTTTGTGCTTCTGCTATGTCTACGGTTTCGATGTCAATCGTTGGCGCATACATGACGATGATCGAACCAAAATACGTTGTAACAGCAATCGTAATTAACCTATTTGGTGGCTTTATTATCTCTTCTATTATTAACCCTTACGAAGTAGATGAAAAAGAGGACATCTTAGAAATTCAAGACGAAAACAAACAAAGCTTCTTCGAAATGCTCGGTGAGTATATCTTAGACGGATTTAAAGTTGCCATTATTGTTGGCGCAATGCTAATCGGATTTGTGGCACTAATCGCTGCCATTAATAACGTATTCGACCTTGTGTTCGGTATTAGCTTCCAAGAAATTCTCGGTTACATATTCGCTCCATTCGCTTTCCTAATGGGGATTCCAGGATCTGAAATCGTCAAAGCCGGTGGAATTATGGCAACAAAACTCGTAACGAATGAATTTGTTGCGATGATGAGCCTAACAGACATCGCCAACGGACTAAGCAGCCGTACTGTTGGAATCATCTCCATCTTCCTTGTATCTTTCGCTAACTTCTCCTCTATCGGAATTATTGCAGGAGCAGTAAAAGGATTAAGCGAAAAACAAGGAAACACAGTAGCACGATTCGGACTAAAACTTCTCTACGGCGCAACACTAGTAAGCTTCCTATCAGCCGTTATCGTAAGTTTCATTCTTTAA